The following proteins are co-located in the Brachybacterium sacelli genome:
- a CDS encoding 2'-5' RNA ligase family protein, whose protein sequence is MAHTVIQVPVPELESITQRLERPPVCPHITLLGPFVDRRDVNEDLVDTLRALLAQVRPFDFMLSAVGRFGSEVTYLAPEPADPFIRLTNMLAAAFPKWPPYGGAFEEIIPHLSIGAALTSAEEEAVRGPLPISSTADEVTLTWWSEDAAEELARFPLHL, encoded by the coding sequence GTGGCGCACACTGTCATCCAGGTCCCGGTACCAGAGCTTGAGTCGATCACTCAACGCCTCGAGCGTCCGCCTGTGTGCCCGCACATCACGTTACTCGGACCGTTCGTCGACCGGCGCGACGTCAACGAGGACCTCGTCGACACCCTCCGCGCCCTGTTAGCGCAGGTTCGACCCTTCGACTTCATGCTCTCCGCGGTGGGCCGCTTCGGCAGCGAGGTCACATACCTAGCACCGGAGCCAGCAGATCCCTTCATCCGACTCACGAACATGCTCGCAGCAGCTTTCCCGAAGTGGCCTCCATACGGCGGGGCGTTCGAGGAGATCATCCCTCACCTTTCGATCGGTGCAGCCCTCACAAGCGCCGAAGAAGAGGCCGTCCGGGGGCCTCTTCCGATCAGCTCGACAGCGGACGAGGTGACGCTCACCTGGTGGTCAGAGGACGCTGCCGAGGAGCTTGCGCGCTTTCCCCTGCACCTCTAG
- a CDS encoding J domain-containing protein → MTLTHYDTLGVPRDASRVEITAAFRAQMRALHSDAGGDDQLAKHVSSAYNVLSNASRRAIYDRTLAVQAPSAASAPAKDSKAGRHRVFHPEHTARATSMLEVDPSQWNWHIPADAHSADGGVKAPRRQHVRTILLMLAFVAWALAGAAAATTLGLPLARIGALSTAVALLCGLGAHLVWSVLVIARGILRRWGSIAALLITAAGAFCIHLDAGTPLPMLGSVLCLLASALTTYASFGVVLARVSRDEGIIDSSFITQVGATSLGPRNADIERLLCALTGAFGHRDGVRVILLPDRVTPRPNTSQVRSQVAVVVGRSVHLIAIPPLGADGLEISGSEVISNGLVHRNVVRDEVQALCGLYGRGADVHGYVVPTQLSTASPAVQEVDGISFGSLDQVIDAVGTIADSSLDQPNTLFRHRALESMSLLV, encoded by the coding sequence GTGACGTTGACGCACTACGACACCCTCGGCGTGCCCCGCGACGCCTCGAGAGTGGAGATTACCGCGGCCTTCCGTGCCCAGATGAGGGCGTTGCACAGTGATGCTGGAGGGGACGACCAACTCGCCAAGCACGTGAGCTCCGCGTACAACGTCCTGTCTAATGCCTCCCGCCGAGCCATCTACGACCGGACCCTGGCAGTCCAGGCCCCGTCTGCCGCCTCCGCGCCGGCGAAAGACTCGAAGGCCGGACGGCACCGCGTGTTCCATCCCGAGCACACGGCACGAGCCACTTCGATGCTGGAGGTCGATCCTTCCCAGTGGAATTGGCACATCCCCGCCGACGCGCACTCTGCCGACGGGGGCGTGAAGGCTCCGCGCCGTCAGCACGTCCGCACGATCCTGCTCATGCTTGCTTTCGTTGCCTGGGCGTTGGCTGGAGCAGCGGCCGCCACGACGCTCGGACTGCCGCTCGCGCGCATCGGAGCGCTCTCGACAGCGGTGGCTCTGTTGTGCGGGCTGGGAGCGCATCTGGTCTGGTCGGTCCTGGTGATCGCGCGGGGCATCCTCCGGCGCTGGGGGTCGATCGCGGCGCTCCTCATCACCGCGGCCGGGGCCTTCTGCATCCACCTAGATGCCGGCACTCCCTTGCCCATGCTCGGCAGCGTGTTGTGCCTGCTTGCAAGCGCTCTGACAACCTATGCGTCGTTCGGAGTCGTGCTGGCCCGAGTCTCCCGGGACGAGGGCATCATCGACTCCTCGTTCATCACCCAGGTCGGCGCCACCTCGCTCGGCCCCCGGAACGCAGACATCGAGCGACTGCTCTGCGCCCTCACAGGCGCATTCGGCCACCGCGACGGGGTGCGCGTGATCCTGCTGCCCGACCGCGTGACTCCGCGGCCCAATACCTCCCAGGTGCGATCGCAGGTCGCCGTGGTCGTCGGCCGTTCCGTGCACCTGATCGCCATCCCTCCGCTCGGCGCCGACGGCCTGGAGATCTCAGGGTCCGAGGTCATCAGCAACGGCCTGGTCCACCGCAACGTCGTCCGCGACGAGGTGCAGGCTCTCTGTGGACTGTACGGCCGCGGCGCCGACGTCCACGGATATGTCGTACCCACGCAGCTCTCGACCGCTTCGCCGGCGGTTCAGGAGGTCGATGGGATCTCGTTCGGCTCGCTCGACCAGGTTATCGATGCGGTCGGGACAATCGCCGACTCGAGCCTCGATCAGCCCAACACGCTGTTCCGCCACCGGGCACTGGAGTCCATGTCACTGTTGGTCTGA
- a CDS encoding alpha/beta hydrolase fold domain-containing protein: MRRHLAELAEQPQSYDPPKRLRRGVRVDTQDQHGWTIHAIAPTDIEPQGTVVYLHGGGWIDEAAQQHWWLVQQIAAEAGTTVLMPVYPLVHTGGAAEFVVPIVAELSANTEGPLVLMGDSAGGTIALSTSLLLKERGRPADLTLLISPALDMRMENPEIDEVQPRDPWLVKKGQLMLTEMWIGEHGDDPILNPFLGDVRGVGRLVIFSGTRDLLNPDTRLFVARSSEAGAEVEYHEQPGHIHVYPLLPTPEGKRARRAIVDAVRETVTTL; encoded by the coding sequence GTGCGCAGACACCTGGCGGAGTTGGCAGAACAGCCGCAGTCGTACGACCCTCCCAAGCGGTTGCGCCGCGGAGTTCGAGTCGACACTCAAGATCAGCACGGCTGGACGATCCACGCCATCGCACCCACCGACATTGAACCTCAGGGAACCGTCGTCTACCTCCACGGCGGCGGGTGGATCGATGAGGCCGCACAGCAACACTGGTGGCTAGTCCAGCAGATCGCCGCCGAAGCAGGCACCACCGTGCTGATGCCGGTCTATCCATTGGTCCACACCGGAGGTGCCGCCGAGTTCGTCGTCCCCATCGTTGCGGAGCTCAGCGCGAACACCGAGGGCCCATTGGTGCTAATGGGCGACTCTGCCGGCGGCACCATCGCGTTGTCCACCAGCCTCCTGCTGAAGGAACGCGGGCGCCCTGCCGATCTCACGCTCCTGATCTCCCCCGCGCTCGACATGCGGATGGAGAACCCCGAGATCGATGAAGTCCAGCCCCGAGATCCCTGGCTCGTGAAGAAGGGTCAGCTGATGTTGACCGAAATGTGGATCGGTGAGCACGGAGACGATCCCATCCTCAACCCGTTCTTGGGCGACGTCCGCGGAGTCGGCCGACTCGTCATCTTCAGCGGAACTCGAGACCTATTGAACCCCGACACCCGCCTCTTCGTCGCTCGCAGCTCAGAAGCCGGAGCAGAGGTCGAGTATCACGAACAGCCTGGACACATTCATGTGTACCCGCTGCTCCCGACGCCCGAAGGCAAACGCGCCAGGCGGGCAATCGTCGACGCCGTCCGTGAGACCGTCACGACGCTGTAG
- a CDS encoding DUF6545 domain-containing protein → MNWAFAALGLCAGILGMERSWRLRGELLSLTQRAIIVALFGIGVGALAYGTADKTEQFYNIGRLAWHCSAVIILGALEVLIATLRSEIVSVRATRRIVARSSFAVALILAAWPLGTAHEASIGVSKFSEHDFASVVTHLVFPAYVIWALAQVIILSIYRFPRDIKRRPINTIALFLIALGCGGFIWTNATSAIYMNTGRASESEGALALSPLSLGICVAGATTLGVGERLYDELMSRYQLARLGPLWRRMIELSDQDFHLPAQSFSAPARLQRAYVEIADAICTLRVVVDGSHDPDSIVSALRRGDVTSDSSQPTLSRTLPPRRTRREDLQLITVLATAYRRGATTTGHLPAERH, encoded by the coding sequence ATGAACTGGGCGTTCGCTGCACTCGGCCTTTGCGCTGGCATCCTTGGGATGGAGCGCTCGTGGCGCCTGCGAGGCGAGCTACTTTCGCTCACTCAGAGGGCAATCATCGTTGCGCTCTTCGGCATCGGCGTCGGAGCACTCGCGTACGGCACGGCCGACAAAACGGAACAATTTTATAACATTGGTCGCCTCGCGTGGCATTGCTCAGCCGTGATCATCCTGGGCGCACTCGAGGTGCTTATCGCTACCCTTCGATCGGAAATCGTCTCCGTCAGAGCGACCCGGCGGATAGTCGCCCGTTCAAGCTTCGCTGTCGCTCTCATCTTGGCTGCTTGGCCCCTCGGAACAGCGCACGAAGCCTCGATAGGTGTGTCCAAATTCTCGGAACATGACTTCGCCTCCGTGGTCACACACCTGGTGTTCCCCGCGTACGTCATTTGGGCGTTGGCTCAGGTAATCATCTTGAGCATCTATAGATTTCCCCGAGACATCAAGCGTAGGCCGATCAATACGATTGCACTGTTCCTGATCGCGCTCGGTTGCGGCGGCTTCATCTGGACCAACGCCACCTCAGCGATCTACATGAACACTGGTCGGGCATCGGAGAGCGAAGGGGCCCTTGCCCTTTCACCCCTGAGCCTGGGCATCTGCGTGGCCGGTGCCACGACGTTAGGTGTCGGAGAAAGGTTGTACGACGAACTGATGTCCCGATACCAGCTCGCACGCCTCGGTCCCCTCTGGCGGCGCATGATTGAGCTTTCGGACCAAGATTTTCACCTACCGGCGCAGAGTTTCTCCGCGCCGGCAAGGCTGCAACGAGCCTACGTCGAGATCGCCGACGCCATCTGCACACTCCGCGTGGTCGTTGACGGAAGCCACGACCCGGATTCGATCGTCTCGGCACTTCGACGAGGTGACGTCACCTCTGATTCTTCGCAACCGACTCTCTCACGCACTCTCCCTCCGCGACGGACCCGCCGAGAGGACCTCCAGCTCATCACTGTTTTGGCGACCGCGTACCGCCGTGGTGCCACGACTACAGGGCATCTTCCTGCGGAGCGGCATTAA
- a CDS encoding helix-turn-helix domain-containing protein — MPNEPQSKVPAGDDVPGLADRLDLLFRTVPRGHESSQLHTSASIAEELERQNISVTPNHIRALRTGRRRNPSFRLLAGLADIFQVPLDYFVNDSVSAEIQESLKTVVAMRDTGVQQLMMRAHGVSAESLGPVLALLDQIRRIEGLDASNDRPGDDD; from the coding sequence ATGCCAAACGAGCCGCAGTCCAAAGTGCCAGCTGGCGACGATGTTCCAGGGCTGGCCGATCGACTTGATCTGCTGTTCCGAACGGTCCCCCGAGGCCACGAAAGCTCCCAGCTTCACACCTCTGCCTCTATTGCCGAGGAGCTCGAGCGCCAGAACATCTCCGTGACGCCAAACCACATCCGAGCCCTACGCACCGGACGTCGACGAAACCCTTCGTTTCGACTCCTCGCGGGGCTCGCCGATATCTTCCAGGTGCCCCTGGACTACTTCGTCAACGACTCCGTCTCGGCCGAGATCCAGGAGTCACTGAAAACGGTGGTCGCCATGCGAGATACCGGCGTACAACAGCTCATGATGAGAGCCCATGGCGTCTCCGCTGAAAGCCTAGGACCGGTTCTCGCGCTGCTCGACCAGATCCGCCGTATTGAAGGGCTGGACGCCAGCAACGACCGTCCAGGTGATGATGACTGA
- a CDS encoding tyrosine-type recombinase/integrase gives MSTSAQRREYGTGSIYQRADGKWIGSFPAGHTRSGKRRRLTVVADTEQQARSRMRSKMREVAGGKAPGDPTTVAGWSKTYLAEHALRNRNSTTKNVNWAIGYVVEAIGEVKLAKLRPADFRRVHEFGAKKGLSPSSVLRLHDRLKAMLKAAVLEGLEIPPAALIVQGPPVPTNDRIAIPIDTVGRIFEASKRESHDARAIVLLGFLAGLRRGEMSGLTWDRIDLDRGVLVIDRQLTRFGWSHGCDDTCGRTPRSCPKRWVAAPTHLGYEVIPRSSLVLGPVKTARGRREVPIVDELAEHLLKMQAADRPSSWDGVPRFVLLTAIGGPMGQHSLDVLWKQVLQRAETKHPSGRSWNTHEMRHTFVTELMRTNTHSSIIETMVGHAEERSTRGYIHPSSIDARSAADRVASGFFQR, from the coding sequence ATGTCGACGAGCGCACAACGCCGGGAGTATGGGACCGGCTCCATCTACCAGCGCGCCGACGGGAAGTGGATCGGCTCCTTCCCCGCCGGGCACACGAGGAGCGGCAAACGTCGCCGACTCACGGTGGTCGCCGACACCGAGCAACAGGCGCGCTCGCGCATGCGCTCGAAGATGCGCGAAGTCGCGGGCGGCAAGGCACCTGGCGATCCGACAACCGTCGCGGGATGGTCAAAGACCTACCTTGCCGAGCACGCCCTGCGGAATCGCAACAGCACGACGAAGAACGTCAACTGGGCCATCGGCTACGTCGTCGAGGCCATCGGCGAAGTGAAACTGGCCAAGCTGCGTCCCGCTGACTTCCGACGCGTCCATGAGTTCGGAGCGAAGAAGGGACTCTCCCCTTCGAGCGTCCTGCGTCTGCACGACCGGCTGAAGGCGATGCTGAAAGCTGCCGTGCTGGAAGGACTGGAGATACCGCCAGCGGCCTTGATCGTGCAAGGACCACCGGTACCGACTAATGACCGGATCGCCATACCGATAGACACGGTGGGCAGAATCTTCGAGGCTTCCAAGCGCGAGTCGCACGATGCGCGCGCCATCGTCCTTCTCGGATTCTTGGCAGGCCTTCGACGCGGCGAGATGTCAGGACTCACCTGGGATAGGATCGATCTAGACCGCGGAGTCCTCGTCATCGACCGGCAGCTCACCAGGTTCGGGTGGTCGCACGGCTGCGATGACACCTGTGGCAGGACGCCACGGTCATGCCCGAAACGGTGGGTCGCGGCGCCGACGCATCTCGGGTATGAGGTTATCCCCCGAAGTTCTCTTGTGCTGGGGCCTGTTAAAACGGCCCGCGGGCGACGAGAGGTGCCCATCGTGGACGAACTGGCCGAGCATCTACTGAAGATGCAAGCGGCTGATCGACCGTCAAGCTGGGACGGTGTTCCGCGATTTGTCCTACTCACGGCTATCGGCGGTCCCATGGGTCAACACAGTCTCGATGTTCTCTGGAAGCAGGTACTCCAGCGCGCCGAGACCAAGCACCCTTCGGGGCGGAGTTGGAACACGCACGAGATGCGACACACGTTCGTCACCGAGCTGATGCGCACGAACACCCACTCCAGCATCATCGAAACGATGGTCGGCCATGCAGAGGAACGATCCACGCGCGGATACATCCACCCGTCGTCCATCGATGCACGCTCCGCCGCCGACCGGGTAGCAAGTGGGTTCTTCCAGAGATGA
- a CDS encoding DUF6602 domain-containing protein, with protein MNDIVAFDDAEDYGFGSLGQQQSQPSQQHILWLQRTARQMSEEYEEAFKATSGISGRVQETGHTIEAGWKSFLTNWLPPQYEAKTRRYIVGEVDTGETREETDIVILRPNYPKSLREETQILAGGVAAAFSVKSTLRAASIAEAAASCARLDRSLSPREGTPRKELSRSFPYGLLAHSHGWKGDGSNPSQNVSRNLFEADQRHATRPRASLDLVCVPDLGTWNQIKSVQLPMPHWPEMLEGVPPEERQQIIEAMSQTKIRSAFVLNAAQSQGEILASFLTSLYSRLAINDEQLRSLADSFSLMGADTGGRNKVRIWDGPSVLSQGVLGTPVSQWDHFGFGAEYATTYGWHVPW; from the coding sequence ATGAACGACATCGTGGCGTTCGACGACGCAGAGGACTACGGATTCGGCTCCTTGGGCCAGCAACAGAGCCAACCCTCGCAGCAACACATCCTCTGGCTCCAACGTACGGCGCGGCAGATGTCGGAAGAGTACGAGGAAGCTTTCAAGGCGACCTCTGGGATAAGTGGTCGTGTGCAGGAAACCGGACACACGATCGAGGCGGGATGGAAATCGTTCCTCACCAACTGGCTTCCTCCGCAGTATGAAGCCAAGACGCGCAGGTACATCGTTGGCGAGGTGGACACAGGCGAAACCCGGGAGGAGACGGACATCGTCATCCTCCGCCCCAACTACCCAAAGTCGCTCCGGGAGGAGACGCAAATTCTCGCAGGAGGCGTCGCGGCCGCGTTCTCCGTGAAGTCGACTCTAAGGGCCGCTTCGATCGCGGAAGCGGCAGCGTCTTGTGCCCGTCTGGACCGCTCGCTTTCACCCAGGGAAGGGACACCCCGCAAGGAACTGAGCCGATCATTTCCCTACGGCCTGCTAGCTCACTCGCATGGCTGGAAGGGGGACGGGTCAAATCCGTCCCAGAACGTTTCCAGGAACCTTTTTGAGGCGGACCAACGGCACGCGACAAGGCCGAGGGCATCGCTGGATCTAGTCTGCGTCCCGGATCTCGGGACTTGGAACCAGATCAAGTCGGTCCAGCTGCCGATGCCACATTGGCCTGAGATGTTGGAGGGCGTGCCTCCGGAGGAAAGACAGCAAATTATTGAGGCGATGTCTCAGACGAAGATTCGCTCCGCGTTTGTCTTAAACGCCGCCCAGAGCCAGGGCGAGATTCTCGCCTCTTTCCTCACCTCGTTGTACTCACGGCTTGCGATCAATGATGAGCAGCTCCGGTCACTAGCTGATTCCTTCTCGCTCATGGGGGCAGATACGGGTGGGCGGAATAAGGTGCGAATCTGGGACGGTCCGAGCGTATTGTCGCAAGGCGTCCTGGGCACCCCGGTCTCGCAGTGGGACCATTTCGGATTCGGGGCGGAGTACGCGACGACGTACGGCTGGCATGTGCCGTGGTGA
- a CDS encoding DUF7455 domain-containing protein, whose translation MTITTPHTALKATPLSVPPRHADTLFGQTPTVTSEQTSCDRCPAALARVNAIYVTGPIYLCGHHARESWRVLERTALRIRADVPHGTFYLPMPPR comes from the coding sequence ATGACCATCACGACGCCGCACACCGCGCTCAAGGCGACTCCGCTGTCGGTCCCGCCCCGGCACGCGGACACCCTGTTCGGGCAGACCCCGACAGTCACCTCCGAGCAGACGTCCTGTGACCGCTGCCCGGCCGCGCTGGCCAGGGTGAATGCGATCTACGTGACCGGTCCGATCTACCTGTGCGGACACCACGCCCGCGAGTCGTGGCGCGTGCTTGAGCGCACCGCACTGCGGATCCGAGCGGACGTCCCGCACGGCACCTTCTACCTGCCCATGCCGCCCCGCTGA
- a CDS encoding aminoglycoside phosphotransferase family protein — MPEITADLVTELVARHVPALAGLPVTPVARQGWDNRTFRIQDTHCARLPSADGYSAGVEKEDHVLPILAPHLPVAIPDVVASVPPSADFGRPWTVRRWLSGRTPDECPDLDRTQFAHELGVFLLRMREAPTDGGPWAGGHTAFRGCHPSVYADEVQRALSRELPMDTAQCRALWLAGMDSAWEGEPVWFHGDMAIGNVLVDSGKLSAVIDFGQCGVGDPACDLTIAWTYFRGTERQVFAEALNLDAGTWRRARAWALWKAMIQLESPDNALYSIHNDALLEILADPVVR; from the coding sequence ATGCCTGAAATCACCGCTGATCTGGTCACCGAACTCGTCGCCCGCCACGTGCCTGCGCTTGCGGGATTGCCAGTGACGCCCGTGGCGCGCCAGGGCTGGGACAACCGCACCTTCCGGATCCAGGACACCCACTGCGCGCGCCTGCCGAGCGCCGACGGCTACTCCGCGGGGGTCGAGAAAGAGGACCATGTGCTCCCCATCCTCGCGCCCCACCTGCCAGTAGCAATTCCCGATGTGGTGGCTTCAGTTCCCCCCTCAGCCGATTTCGGTCGCCCGTGGACCGTACGCCGATGGCTGAGCGGCCGTACCCCCGACGAATGTCCAGATCTGGACCGCACTCAATTCGCCCACGAACTCGGTGTATTCCTTCTTAGAATGCGCGAGGCTCCGACCGACGGGGGACCGTGGGCCGGGGGACATACCGCCTTTCGCGGCTGCCACCCCAGCGTCTACGCCGATGAGGTGCAGCGCGCGCTAAGCCGCGAGCTGCCGATGGACACCGCGCAGTGCCGCGCCTTGTGGTTGGCCGGCATGGACTCCGCCTGGGAAGGTGAGCCGGTCTGGTTTCATGGCGACATGGCCATCGGTAACGTGCTGGTCGACAGCGGGAAGCTCAGCGCTGTCATCGACTTCGGGCAGTGTGGCGTCGGCGACCCTGCCTGCGACCTGACCATTGCATGGACCTACTTTCGAGGCACAGAGCGTCAGGTCTTCGCCGAGGCGCTCAATCTGGATGCGGGCACTTGGCGTCGCGCCAGGGCGTGGGCCCTGTGGAAAGCAATGATCCAGCTAGAGAGTCCTGACAATGCGTTGTACTCGATCCACAACGATGCGCTTCTCGAGATCCTCGCGGACCCAGTGGTCCGCTGA
- a CDS encoding helix-turn-helix domain-containing protein — MLEPQQVYSINEAAEFLRMSRTTVYALMRTTDPFDYLPSVKPHEGGRRRVIRRQALDEWLERHEEQ; from the coding sequence ATGCTGGAGCCTCAGCAGGTCTACTCCATCAACGAAGCAGCCGAGTTCCTGCGCATGAGCCGAACTACCGTCTACGCGCTGATGCGGACGACAGACCCTTTCGACTACCTCCCGAGCGTCAAGCCCCACGAGGGAGGGCGACGTCGTGTGATCCGCCGCCAAGCCCTCGACGAATGGCTTGAGCGTCACGAGGAGCAGTAG
- a CDS encoding NAD(P)-dependent alcohol dehydrogenase — translation MRALVLQEKNRMAIEEVEPVSTPGPGEVRVAMHTVGICASDVHYWTDGKIGPFVVEAPMVLGHEGAGTVVEIGEGVSHLAPGDRVAMEPGVPDPASRAVKEGHYNVDPAVQFWATPPVHGCLTDEVIHPASYTFKLPENLSFAEGALIEPFSVGMFAATKAGIKPGDVAAIVGSGTIGIMTALAARAGGASRVYISDVQPEKLALLDGLEGIIPVDATQEDLGERVRSETDGWGPQVVFEASGATPAYKSLWSTPAPGGRIVLVGMPIEPVPFDIATAQSRGVSLETVFRYANVYQKAIDLAASDAVDLSRFVSETFTFDNSVQAFERFLEGRPTDVKLQITL, via the coding sequence ATGCGCGCACTGGTGCTGCAGGAGAAGAACCGAATGGCGATCGAGGAGGTCGAGCCGGTCAGCACCCCCGGTCCTGGTGAGGTCCGCGTCGCGATGCACACCGTCGGGATCTGCGCTTCCGACGTGCACTACTGGACTGACGGGAAGATCGGCCCGTTCGTCGTCGAGGCGCCGATGGTCCTCGGCCACGAGGGCGCGGGCACGGTGGTCGAGATCGGTGAGGGCGTCTCCCACCTCGCCCCCGGAGACCGTGTCGCCATGGAGCCGGGCGTCCCGGACCCCGCCTCCCGCGCCGTGAAGGAAGGCCACTACAACGTGGACCCCGCAGTGCAGTTCTGGGCCACGCCGCCCGTCCACGGCTGCCTCACCGACGAGGTCATCCACCCCGCCTCCTACACCTTCAAGCTTCCCGAGAACCTCAGCTTCGCCGAGGGCGCCCTCATCGAGCCCTTCTCCGTCGGCATGTTCGCCGCCACCAAGGCCGGCATCAAGCCCGGTGACGTCGCAGCCATCGTCGGCTCCGGCACCATCGGCATCATGACCGCCCTCGCTGCCCGCGCCGGCGGTGCCAGCCGCGTCTACATCAGCGACGTTCAGCCCGAGAAGCTCGCCCTGCTGGACGGACTGGAGGGGATCATCCCCGTGGACGCGACCCAGGAGGACCTGGGTGAGCGGGTCCGCTCCGAGACCGACGGCTGGGGCCCCCAGGTGGTCTTCGAGGCCTCCGGTGCGACCCCCGCCTACAAGAGTCTCTGGTCGACCCCGGCACCGGGTGGCCGGATCGTGTTGGTCGGCATGCCCATCGAGCCGGTGCCGTTCGACATCGCCACCGCGCAGAGCCGCGGCGTCTCCCTGGAGACCGTCTTCCGCTACGCGAACGTCTACCAGAAGGCCATCGACCTCGCCGCGAGCGACGCCGTCGACCTCTCCCGCTTCGTCTCGGAGACCTTCACCTTCGACAACTCCGTCCAGGCCTTCGAGCGCTTCCTCGAGGGGCGCCCGACGGACGTGAAGCTGCAGATCACACTGTAA
- a CDS encoding DapH/DapD/GlmU-related protein — translation MSSWNSPPRFARARSVLVGLLAVLLVALYGFAHRAELGQIVDELREALPVDRRMTTTRKELTMATKSRAAASPDEKVRKRDTGEQGNKGEFSAVSRGEADIRIPAPGTGASPILGEDAQVAATAELGDGVQIGGFGRIGEDVTISEGVSIGEGVVIRDGARIGAGTRIEDDASIGEGASVGEGTTIRQGAILQAGSAVGDGVELDEEVSVGEVAQLGRDVHVERFTRIGVRVTVDEGAVIGECSVLEDRSSIRHSVRLGDAVTIGKSTEIHAGSSVGNRSRVGALSRLEGTFGDELEVGARSRLLGGSTWGDNVEIGDGVKAGTDGRSRFADDTQLGDKTTLSGAVVAGELSTGEGVAIKGGSGTSELNGTIVIGAGSVLDGAIKLQDGTEIGESVEIHGPSGTFADEGATELDRDCEVLDRATIRSGARLGEHTIVGSAAEVGHAVTTGAGTDIFDKVRVGDFSVINGSMIGEGATVGHGAQTGYGAELGERSVIEDNVVIEPHARIEADGYIPRGAVVTETPH, via the coding sequence ATGAGCAGCTGGAACTCTCCGCCCCGCTTCGCGCGCGCCCGCAGCGTCCTGGTGGGTCTGCTCGCGGTGCTGCTCGTCGCGCTGTACGGGTTCGCACACCGTGCAGAGCTGGGACAGATCGTCGACGAGCTCCGTGAGGCGCTTCCGGTCGACCGGCGGATGACTACGACGAGGAAGGAACTGACCATGGCGACGAAGTCCAGGGCAGCAGCGAGCCCCGATGAGAAGGTGCGCAAGCGCGATACCGGCGAGCAGGGGAACAAGGGCGAATTCAGTGCCGTGTCCCGCGGCGAGGCGGATATCCGGATCCCCGCTCCGGGTACCGGGGCCAGTCCGATCCTCGGGGAGGACGCCCAGGTAGCTGCCACTGCCGAGCTCGGGGACGGTGTCCAGATCGGCGGCTTCGGCCGGATCGGTGAGGATGTCACGATTAGCGAGGGCGTGAGCATCGGCGAAGGTGTCGTGATCCGAGACGGCGCCCGGATCGGCGCGGGGACGCGCATCGAGGACGATGCCTCGATCGGGGAAGGCGCCAGTGTGGGGGAGGGGACCACCATCCGCCAGGGCGCCATCCTGCAGGCCGGCTCTGCGGTCGGCGACGGGGTTGAGCTCGACGAAGAGGTCTCGGTAGGCGAGGTAGCTCAGCTCGGTCGGGACGTGCACGTCGAGCGTTTCACGCGCATCGGCGTGCGCGTCACGGTCGATGAGGGTGCCGTGATCGGCGAGTGCAGCGTGCTCGAGGACCGATCGTCCATCCGGCATTCGGTCCGGCTCGGGGATGCTGTCACGATCGGTAAGAGCACGGAGATCCACGCCGGGTCGAGCGTTGGCAACAGATCGCGGGTCGGAGCCCTCAGCCGGCTCGAGGGAACGTTCGGTGACGAGCTCGAGGTCGGTGCCCGCTCGAGACTGCTCGGTGGCAGCACATGGGGCGACAACGTCGAGATCGGTGACGGTGTAAAGGCGGGGACGGACGGCCGTTCCCGATTCGCCGACGACACGCAGCTCGGCGACAAGACGACCCTCAGCGGCGCCGTCGTCGCCGGAGAGCTGTCCACCGGCGAAGGAGTCGCGATCAAGGGTGGGAGCGGGACCAGCGAGCTGAACGGCACCATCGTGATTGGTGCCGGCTCGGTGCTCGACGGTGCGATCAAGCTCCAGGACGGTACGGAGATCGGGGAGTCCGTCGAGATCCACGGCCCAAGCGGCACCTTCGCAGATGAGGGGGCCACCGAGCTCGACCGGGACTGCGAGGTCCTGGACCGCGCCACGATCCGATCCGGTGCGCGGCTCGGTGAGCACACCATCGTCGGCTCTGCAGCGGAGGTCGGTCACGCCGTGACCACCGGCGCGGGAACAGACATCTTCGACAAGGTGAGGGTCGGAGACTTCTCCGTCATCAACGGCTCCATGATCGGCGAAGGCGCGACGGTTGGGCACGGTGCGCAGACGGGGTATGGAGCTGAGCTGGGGGAGCGTTCGGTCATCGAGGACAACGTGGTCATCGAGCCTCATGCCCGCATCGAGGCTGATGGCTACATCCCCCGCGGTGCCGTCGTGACGGAGACACCTCACTGA